A single genomic interval of Lysobacter avium harbors:
- a CDS encoding cupin domain-containing protein: MPADILTSYLHFRDDGRADMVTVSPAFWKELAGGKHPELDNGRLMTAFSFSEPWSMWERHPAGEELVMLLSGAATVALEEVGQERVVQLTEPGGYVLIPRNVWHTARTSVPTTMVFLTPGAGTEHRPLGR; the protein is encoded by the coding sequence ATGCCTGCCGACATCCTCACCAGTTATCTCCACTTCCGCGATGACGGGCGCGCGGACATGGTCACCGTGTCGCCTGCATTCTGGAAGGAACTCGCAGGCGGAAAACACCCGGAGCTCGATAACGGCAGGCTGATGACGGCATTCAGCTTCTCCGAGCCGTGGTCGATGTGGGAACGTCATCCGGCAGGCGAAGAGCTGGTCATGCTGCTCTCAGGGGCAGCAACGGTAGCGCTGGAGGAGGTCGGTCAGGAACGGGTCGTGCAACTGACCGAGCCAGGAGGTTACGTGCTCATACCCCGGAACGTATGGCACACCGCAAGAACGTCCGTACCAACCACCATGGTGTTCCTGACCCCCGGTGCAGGGACGGAGCATCGCCCGC
- a CDS encoding tRNA-binding protein yields MTEPTPPISFDDFLKVELRVGRIVDAYPFKEARKPAYVLQVDFGEAIGVRKSSAQITGLYQPEELIGNLVVAVVNFPRKQIGPLMSECLVTGFHDADGNVALCVPDKPVPLGTRLL; encoded by the coding sequence ATGACCGAACCGACGCCTCCTATCTCCTTCGACGATTTCCTCAAGGTCGAGCTTCGCGTCGGCCGCATCGTTGACGCGTACCCATTCAAAGAAGCACGCAAGCCGGCCTACGTGTTGCAGGTCGACTTTGGCGAGGCGATCGGCGTCAGGAAGTCCAGCGCCCAGATCACCGGGCTTTACCAGCCTGAGGAGTTGATAGGGAACCTGGTCGTGGCCGTCGTCAATTTCCCCCGCAAGCAGATCGGGCCGTTGATGTCCGAGTGCCTCGTCACCGGGTTCCACGACGCGGATGGAAACGTGGCGCTATGTGTTCCCGATAAGCCCGTTCCGCTTGGGACGCGGCTGCTCTAG